The genomic stretch tattgcaaatccatatcaaataataaaaaatgtgtatgaaCTCTTGAGTGAGTGTTCagtttaaactattttacttTAGAGGGATGTACATTGAAATTTACTCGAATGCTCAAGTGACCTAGCCAGCCACGGCCACCATTTTAGAATTGTACGCTGGTcggataaattataaatttctctgatcttatataaaatgtttgttgtgACACAACGCCAGCCTTATTTTACTAACtgcactatattttataaacatgcgtattttattgcaatcattATATATCGCACTCATATTTAGAGTGATTTTAGTATGAAGTTGTACAGGAGAAAGTTTTTTCAGAAGTAGTCAAAGAAATATTTGGGCAAGATGGTGTCGACGAGGCAGATGAGTAGTATAGGAGGTGGCAATGGAAGTAGCGAAGGATCCGGCCCATCGCATGCGGAACCCGTAACTGTGGCGCGTGTTACTCGCCACTCCAGTACATTGCTCCCTGGGGGCTCATCGCCGCACGCTAGTACTTCAAAAAATTCATTAGTGACGGCACCCAAAACCTTTTCTACGAATATCCTTGATTTACCAGTTGAAgtcattgaaaaaatttttcgtTATCTAGGCTTTAAGAGTGTGTCACATCTTAGaatggtaaatattttttataaaacattggtaataaagaatataacatTAGAATAACTTGGTACTTGGATTTGCAACAAATACACGTATTTAATCTGATAATTAATCATAAGTtacaatgaattaaaaaagtttaatttcaaaatgcaattatattatgcCCATATATTTTAGGTTAACCGACAGTTCAATACAATATGTAGTGGAGTATTGAATTCAACATTTCAACGATTACAAAATCAAATGCTACATCGGTTTCAAGCGATCAAGGCAAAGATGCCACGCAGGGAATCGGCTAGGAGGAGCCATCCATTGGCATGTGAATCAGATATCATTGAAACTTTACACATGAGACTTAGCTTATTGCAAATGACCTTCGGCAAACatattgaaagaaaacattgttGTTTCTTTCCTGGAGAGGTAATGGCTTgattgaataaacaattttggtTTAATCTCTAATGTTTCCATCAACCATCATTGATTATaaagtgtatttaataattaatttcatattatataaaataaggatcaattctaatataatatacacttttAGATTTTAGATGAGGTGTATAGTATTTTGTCATACTTAAAAACTACAACAAAGCTGGCAAGGCCTTACAAAGTAACGGATGAGTTGTTTGATTTAACAACTATGGCTATGGAATATTTCAAGGAGCACATTGAACCCAATTTGCCAGAGATTACATATTTTGGCACTGATTTCTTTGATATAACAACTGCTTTTTCACGTGagtatatttcaaattgcttGTTCATGGTgtagtgaaaaaataaaagcagaTAACAGTAATCAATTGTAAAATTTGCTGTTGCTGCTGGCTGTTGTGAAcgtgattataaattttaatgttacattgatttcaaaataatacacCAAGTTAATAGCCATATAaacagtaaatttaataatcaacacattctattatatataattaaagcatAAGCAATATCTGCATTTAGAATGAAAATTTGATGAATTGTGatctatatgtattttgttttgttagttTACTTGATAAGGGTGAGGTTGCAATATGTGTAGCTAAAAGCTTCTTAGCATATTGGATtaacaaattgttttcttttaaaataagagaaaATCGCATTATTGATATCTGCTTGCCATGTgtcatttgtttcttttttatttatttaattttgcactataaaatagtaaaaaataaatatgcctGCATTTAACGTCATGGTTAAAGTCATCGTTTAACTCTTTTCATAAGacattcttaatttaattttgtgcaATAAATTTCATGTATATTATTCCTACCAGtaccaatatttttcataGGGTTTCAATAAATTAGTGTAAAGTTTTGACTGTCTTTcctttttctttcatttatcCCTCTTTCCTCTTCCCGCTTGAAAATAATGAGTACCTACATTAATAAGttagatatataaagtatGCTATCTACATACTATGTTGTCTTTTAAAGTGAATTTATCCAATTTATGTATGAGGCATGTAAGGCATTAAAAGAACAAAATGTatctttatttgcattttggCTCAAATGACTAGTATAGTCTAGTATaatcttgtttatttaaacacaatatgttattgaatgttatttcTCCTTCCTGTTCCATTGACTGTGTCATAAACTATGCTAACTATTTAACATAACTATGAATGGTGTGTGGTTTCGATTGCTTTTTAAAagttgcattattttaataaattctaatacaattgcaataatttttatattattgtggtTGGATACTACTTACTTGGTGCTGTGTGATTTTTTTCCTCTCCAATTTCTTTGCCCTGCTCTAGCAAATTAAAATGGGATTGGatcagttattttttaatgtttgttttgtttgtcttaaatgtttttgatacAAATTTTTACTTCATGCGACATCTTTTTATAACGCCTCAATAAGTTCGGATGACGGACTCGCCTGACCATAGAAAAGAATCAAATATGATTGTCCAGATTATAATTAGTCTACTAAATTACATTCAGATCCGCCCTTCATCCATACATCTCTATCGTTAGTCATTTTTATTCAGATTTCACATTCTGCTAAAAAATACTGACAAATTCTCATTTTAAatctgtaattaatatttgtcgATAACTGTAATAATCAGTTACTTAATAGATTCGTGTCGTTTGTAATAACATGAGTCATGTATCTGATCCTATTCTACTTATATCTATTTAcctctattattaatatttaatggtaaatatggaataatttcaaaatatgtatgGCTAGAGAAATATACAGGGTGTCCTCCCCGTGGTGTTCTATGTGAAATGGCtcttatagttttttatatgctgattagataaaaaagtataaaatgcattatattttctattagatGAATTATCTAAATCTTCatattacaatttcataaGATACACCTGCATGTACAACCCTAACGACACACACTTGTCACCTATGCTACCCGCACGCGTGCTTACGTTTATGATTGTCTCTTCATAGAGACAAAGCCCACATTGGCGGAGTGGTATAATATGCCGGTTGCGCGAAGCTAGGGATGTAAACATTGAGTTTACGAAAAAATccaataagaaattattggTACATTGTAGTAGTTTGATGTAAtcatttttagtatattttacagCGTATTGAAAACTATAATTCCATTGAGTATAGAAGTTCACCACCGTCGGGAAATTCTAGTATGCACCTAAACGATTCTTGTGATTTTTATAGTAGTTGGCATTTGCATAATCATTTACAATGATACAAAGGCTTATACTCGCAAAGTTGTTAATACATTATTCACATTGAGAGCAAACAATAATCATTGTTctagatattatatttgaacagTCAGCGTTTATGTTTGGTTTTGCTAACTCGTAACATTATGTATTAAGTAGTTAATAAGATATAGAATAtcatttatgaaacatttaagCATCTCATATTTTCTATCCACTGATAGatgtgtacaaataaaaagatttgtaatttaaaagtaagtaGGCATTATCGATTTTCAATTTAGGTGTATAGGCTAGATAAACTAATCTTAACCAgtggaatataataaactaatatacatacataatagtttgaatattaataaatatgaatgctGGCAGATATTtacactaattttatatattatatatatatatatatatatatatatatatatatatatatatatatatatatatatatatatatatatatatcgttataaaaattgttatctgCATTTTATTGCGCATCAGTATAAATTACTTACGCTATTAAAAGTCAGGATGgcttgtttacaaataaacttatttgtctttattatgatttaagcttggtcatacattttattggtTTGATATGATTACGCTCTCTGCATAATATGAAGTATTCAAAACaagataattatgaaaattgtaataGTCATCTTGAGTCTTCTCTATAAATCCATTACAATTGAATTCGTTACAgcgttatacatatatagtccaagaaaatgggtagggtaaatgcgaatttgagattaaaacttgaatttttgatataatttactttgaggaatctaaaaacgaactgtgcaagttttttttaaattcacccccgagaaggggtgaaaaaaaattaaaaaagttgtttttttgaaattttggcgaaaccgtaagtgttagaaaaaaaagttttagataaaatttgtagagcgtaaaattttacacaaaaatgtttctatgactttttttcctaaaattgacttttttaacttttttttaacttttttaattttttttcaccccttctcgggggtgaatttaaaaaaaactttcacagttcgtttttagattcctcaaagtaaattatatcaaaaattcaagttttaatctcaaattcgcatttaccctacccattttcttggactaatATAGATATGTTTGGCCCACCATTACATTCGTGTACCCTTTATCTCAAGCTGTTTGTACAACTGTTTCGATAGCAATTCAtttcaaaggaaaagataaaGAAATCCACTTAGTTAACTCAGAACTCAATAAATACCTTTATAATAGAGTATTACTTAAtagttagttacactattggATTCAAGGATTGCCGATCGTGATATGACTAAGCTTGTTAGGAATAAGAGATTAGTCTCGTATGGGCATTTTGCATAATTATTGTCTTATACATTTTCCTTACTTCATACAATTGTCTTTAAAAGGTTTTAAGCTAGTCGATAAGGAtaacaaattgtaaatacataacttggtaacagtaaaaatatggctactattatatttaataagaacacaaatgtatttgtacggcaaatgtaaaattattagaattctcatctatatacatattttcattgttatccACACTTTAAGACGTCAttctttttaacacgctttattagcatcacctgtatgtttggatgattgtatgtaaccgactcctttttGGTCTTGattcaattcaaactttgAACACTTGTCAAGGATAactgacaatataataatttcatgagtttttcTTATTAGTTAAGTTGATAGAATCGCCaggcttaaataattttcttgcgTATACTCTATTATAAGGGAAAAAGTGAGACAATTACTTGATTCTGTCATTGAAGCGTGTTTAATAGcttttagattatattatttgtattatataattaatacagtaGAACCTGTTTCAGTGGAACCCCGATAAGTCTGAAACCTGTATTACTTgagaaaatgttttgttttgctttCAAGACTTAAAACCTTCATTACTCAAGATATTTAGTctctataagtatatatagttCGAAGTAATCAGTGAGTCCCTGTAATCCATTTTGGTACAGGTGTTCCTGGTGTCCTAAAACTCTAAAGTTATAAATCGATCTGTGTTGTtcgaacataattatttatttcacgttTAAGTcacaattaaatgtttcttcCTCTTTATGTACAATGAGTATTATCGCTtagataaaaaagttatataaaactagcatACCCgaccacgcgttgctgtggctgagtaataataaaaatgttaagatcggttgagttggtaaagagttcattgggaatatacattatgatactagttttttatattttaagattatgGCTCGAATTATTTCTCGTATCCCTAGATATTAGACTTATTGAGGTtctgtgttttgtttaattaattttaaatatttcatttagcGTCCTCTTTGATATTCTACAAAGCGACTGATGTATCTAGCTTTAATTAATAGAGTTAAATTCTTActctactatataaataatgtattaatatttaattatatgtctatataactttacaatttattctgtatatataacttcatattcattacaacattatatttggttgcgtttaattttatatgaattttattttcgtaaaaaTAAGTATCTCACTTCCTTTAATCGATCTGTTTATCATGCCTGGAAATAACGAACAGACACACTTTcatctttatgatattagtatttatagtgcggattaattttttatgctaataatatagagctgaagagattgtttgtttgaacgctccagtctcaggaagtactggaccgatttaaaaaaattttatatgtattcgaCCCCTGAGTGGTACAAGCTGTCTTAGTTACCATGGGTAAATCCGAAACGTACCGCtagtttttaatcattttatatatatcaaactCCAGCCGGCGAGAGCAGTAAGTCGTACATATGCCTGGACTCGCCGCCGCCGAGCGGCTTCGAGTCGACGTCGCAGCAGGCGGGCGGCAACTCGTCGGGCGACCGGCGCGTGTCGTCGCAGACCTTCTACATGGAGGAGAGCCTGCCGCcctcgccgccgccgccgcagaGCAACATGGTGCTGCGGAAGCGGATACACCGCATCAAGCAGGGGATGAAGAAGTGAGTCGGTGTTTAGTGTGACCGCTATTCTAGCATGTACTCTTTCTCGCTCTTCTAGTATCTGCGATTATGTGTCTCGCTCGCACTCGTTGGGTTTGAGAACCGTCATAAGGGTAACGCTATTACGCTATATGCTATATGACAATCGAAGAATTGATTTTAGCgctgttaaatttattaacatcaaTGACGTTTAGGTTTTAACTATACTGACCACCATGTATGTACTATACAGTTAGTAtaggtataaattaaatgtttatgtattattattttatcttatcagATTATTTAGGGtataatatacgtattatgtaataaggataatttaaaattttataaacagtaTAAGCTTATTTCTTGCTGATTTATAACAAGTGGTGGTACTCAAACACAAATTGGATATCACTCGTAGATTCTACTTACGTTATAATGTCCTGATCGAATTTCAGCCACAGCAGCCAATGGAGACTAATCTACTGGGAAATGTAGTGAACATAAGTACAGCCTCTATTGTACCGAATTCATAGTCACGTGACGGAATGTCGTTCTCACGagaatactaattaataatatgggCCCCTGGGGATACACCGAAGCATAGGTTTCACCGTCTTTTCGTTTCTGGATTGCGAGCTGTTTACGAGCTGCTAACCATACGACGAAAGATTACTTCTTATCTGGCTCCAACTGCGACATCTTGGTACAACACGCGTATTGCAcctttttatactaatattaattttcgtGTTCGCTAACTTCAAAAAACAAAGCGTTTGTATGTTGATGCACACAAAGTAAGTTGGTTCACACAAGTGAATGCAGAACCGGCATAGCTCTTTAAGTATTTCCTAGGTGGTAAAATAAGTCTAAACATAGTGcgaattcttaataaaaatattgaccaAAAACACgaccttaataaaaataaagttaacaaACCTGCTACATACCGTTTTCTTAATTCACATCAAATCAACTCGAACTTCAAAtcaagattttatttcttcaacaagtgaaaaagataattaaatttattctcaagaacatattgtatgttaaaagttatttatattccttCAGGTACAATGACCAATTGTCAGCGTTGCGTAGTGATCTGCGCAGCTGTAAGCGGAAAACTGCGCTACAACAGAAGCAAATTGCCGAACAACAGAAGCAGATAGCGGAGCAACAGAAACAGACCTTGGAGTACGCCAACCGTTTGGACGACTACGATAAGAAAAACGAGGAGACCAGCCGCAAGTTTCAAACGTTATTACAGGTAAGAATGACTACcagcattatttttttaactcgaTTTAGTTTATAAACCTTGTGACataaatatacgaaataaaaaaaatacgttttcaaGTTTTAAAGTCCATTCCACACAAACTAAACAATTCTAAACAAATGTTCATTTaactctaaataaataatgactttCAGGAGCTGAACAAGTGCAAAACGGAGCTGCAGTACTGGCGGTCGCGGTCGCCGGCCGTGCCGCCGCTGTGCGCCGAGTGCGGCGCTTCGCTGCGGCTCTCGCCCGTCGCGCTTGCGCAGGTCTCactttattactatataccatactttatttgtatacgcgtgtgtgtgtgtgtgtgtgtgtgtgtgcgcgctAAAGCTTGTGAATGAAAGAGAATTTTTGGAGCCTCGTATTTATGGCTAATATTTGTTGTATAGGCGATAATGTTGATATGAGTGCAGTATATGTCactttaattgttattgttttataaataagtaagctAGCAACattaagtacatataaaaaaaaacaagaattgAGTGAGCGAcatgtattatttagaaatatttaaaacgccgggaaaatatatatgaataagttGCCTTTATAATccgtaaatttttttttatattttttgaaggTATGATACTCGCATAaagtcaaacacaaaaaaatgtgatgagtaatttttaatttaattattggacGCATGggaaaattgttaacaatgGAATGATTAATTTGTCTtcattaatacaatatgtaatgtattttaaataaaatgataattgttGTCTTACTTACAGGAAactgatataattaatattcttctTAGGAAATTAAAAGGCATATTGAATTTACACTACTGAGATCTATATTAACCAAACAATCAAATCGCTTCCAGTGGCCGTCCGGCTCTAGCACGGAGGCGAGCGAAGCGGAGG from Zerene cesonia ecotype Mississippi unplaced genomic scaffold, Zerene_cesonia_1.1 Zces_u002, whole genome shotgun sequence encodes the following:
- the LOC119838420 gene encoding F-box only protein 28, with amino-acid sequence MVSTRQMSSIGGGNGSSEGSGPSHAEPVTVARVTRHSSTLLPGGSSPHASTSKNSLVTAPKTFSTNILDLPVEVIEKIFRYLGFKSVSHLRMVNRQFNTICSGVLNSTFQRLQNQMLHRFQAIKAKMPRRESARRSHPLACESDIIETLHMRLSLLQMTFGKHIERKHCCFFPGEILDEVYSILSYLKTTTKLARPYKVTDELFDLTTMAMEYFKEHIEPNLPEITYFGTDFFDITTAFSPGESSKSYICLDSPPPSGFESTSQQAGGNSSGDRRVSSQTFYMEESLPPSPPPPQSNMVLRKRIHRIKQGMKKYNDQLSALRSDLRSCKRKTALQQKQIAEQQKQIAEQQKQTLEYANRLDDYDKKNEETSRKFQTLLQELNKCKTELQYWRSRSPAVPPLCAECGASLRLSPVALAQWPSGSSTEASEAEAAGGSKEPPSAAEVATEIPLKAEAREGEEGAGTPPARRRASADAAHAPSGTPERKKRRLTRPRKL